In Haematobia irritans isolate KBUSLIRL chromosome 1, ASM5000362v1, whole genome shotgun sequence, a genomic segment contains:
- the gro gene encoding TLE family member transcriptional corepressor groucho isoform X7: protein MYPAPVRHPSAGGPPPQGPLKFTIVDTLERIKEEFNFLQAQYHTLKLECEKLANEKTEMQRHYVMYYEMSYGLNVEMHKQTEIAKRLNTLINQLLPFLQADHQQQVLQAVERAKQVTMQDLNLIIGQQHQQGMQQLLQQIHVQQVPGGPPQPMGALGPLGGPFGALGASMGLPHGPQGLLKAPPEHHRPDIKPTGLEGPASAEERLRNSVSPADREKYRTRSPLDIENDSKRPKQEKLESHSPRPNGEHMSMESRDRESLNGERLDKPGSSGVKPPSDRPPSRSGSSSSRSTPSLKTKDMDKPGTPGAKARTPTPNAAPPAQGVNPKQMMPQGGPPPAGYPASPYQRPADPYQRPPSDPAYGRPPPLPYDPHAHVRTNGIPHPTALTGGKPAYSFHMNGEGSLQPVPFPPDALVGVGIPRHARQINTLSHGEVVCAVTISNPTKYVYTGGKGCVKVWDISQPGNKSPISQLDCLQRDNYIRSVKLLPDGRTLIVGGEASNLSIWDLASPTPRIKAELTSSAPACYALAISPDSKVCFSCCSDGNIAVWDLHNEILVRQFQGHTDGASCIDISPDGTRLWTGGLDNTVRSWDLREGRQLQQHDFSSQIFSLGYCPTGDWLAVGMENSHVEVLHASKPDKYQLHLHESCVLSLRFATCGKWFVSTGKDNLLNAWRTPYGASIFQSKETSSVLSCDISTDDKYIVTGSGDKKATVYEVIY from the exons ATGTATCCTGCACCGGTCCGGCACCCTTCGGCGGGG GGACCACCCCCACAAGGGCctttaaaatttacaatagtTGACACATTGGAACGCATTAAAgaagaattcaattttttacaagCCCAGTATCACAC ATTGAAGCTGGAGTGCGAAAAATTGGCGAACGAAAAGACCGAAATGCAGCGTCATTATGTAATG TACTATGAAATGTCATACGGATTAAATGTTGAAAtgcataaacaa ACGGAAATTGCCAAACGGTTAAACACATTAATAAATCAATTGCTGCCCTTTTTACAAGCCGATCACCAGCAGCAGGTCCTGCAAGCCGTAGAACGAGCGAAACAAGTCACCATGCAGGACCTTAATTTAATCATTGGG cAGCAACATCAGCAGGGAATGCAACAGCTTCTT CAACAAATACACGTGCAGCAGGTACCAGGAGGTCCACCACAGCCTATGGGTGCTTTAGGACCACTAGGAGGACCATTTGGTGCATTGGGTGCTTCCATGGGTTTACCCCATGGACCACAAGGTCTGTTAAAAGCCCCACCGGAGCACCATAGACCCGATATAAAGCCAACTGGCTTGGAAGGTCCAGCGAGTGCTGAAGAACGATTG CGCAACTCCGTTTCTCCAGCAGATCGTGAAAAATACCGTACACGCTCTCCCCTCGACATAGAAAACGACTCCAAACGTCCCAAACAGGAGAAATTG GAATCACATTCACCTCGACCAAATGGCGAACATATGTCTATGGAAAGTCGGGACAGGGAAAGTCTAAATGGAGAACGATTGGATAAACCGGGTAGTAGCGGGGTCAAACCGCCATCAGATAGGCCACCTTCACGTTCTGGCTCAAGTTCGTCAAGATCAACTCCCAGCCTTAAGACAAAAGAT atGGATAAGCCTGGCACACCGGGAGCCAAAGCTCGAACTCCCACACCTAATGCTGCACCACCAGCTCAGGGTGTTAATCCCAAGCAAATGATGCCACAAGGTGGCCCTCCGCCAGCTGGCTATCCAGCATCTCCATACCAGCGACCAGCTGATCCTTACCAGAGACCACCCTCCGATCCGGCTTATGGAAGGCCTCCACCTTTACCTTATGACCCACATGCGCACGTTCGAACCAATGGCATTCCACATCCGACTGCGCTTACCGGTGGAAAGCC TGCTTATTCCTTCCATATGAATGGTGAAGGTAGCTTACAACCAGTTCCCTTCCCGCCTGATGCCCTTGTAGGTGTGGGCATACCAAGACATGCACGTCAAATAAACACCTTATCACATGGCGAAGTTGTCTGTGCAGTCACCATTTCGAATCCCACAAAATACGTTTATACCGGCGGAAAGGGGTGCGTTAAAGTTTGGGATATTTCACAGCCGGGAAATAAGAGTCCAATTAGTCAGTTGGATTGTCTGCAGCGTGACAACTACATTCGTTCAGTAAAACTACTGCCAGACGGACGAACTTTAATTGTGGGAGGGGAAGCGTCAAATCTCTCAATTTGGGATCTGGCCAGCCCAACACCGCGTATTAAAGCCGAATTGACCTCATCGGCTCCTGCTTGCTATGCATTGGCAATCAGTCCTGACTCGAAGGTTTGCTTTTCATGTTGTAGTGATGGCAATATAGCGGTATGGGACTTGCACAACGAAATCTTAGTGCGTCAATTCCAAGGACACACAGATGGTGCTTCTTGCATTGACATCAGTCCCGATGGCACTCGCCTGTGGACCGGAGGGCTAGACAATACTGTTCGTTCATGGGATCTGCGTGAAGGTCGCCAACTTCAGCAGCATGACTTTAGCTCACAGATCTTCTCGCTGGGATACTGTCCAACAG GTGACTGGCTTGCAGTTGGCATGGAAAATTCACACGTTGAGGTATTACATGCGTCCAAACCAGACAAATACCAATTACACCTTCACGAAAGCTGTGTATTATCACTTCGGTTCGCCACATGTGGCAAATGGTTTGTTTCAACCGGCAAAGATAATTTACTCAATGCTTGGAGAACACCATATGGTGCAAGCATATTCCAG TCAAAGGAAACATCATCTGTACTTAGCTGTGACATATCAACTGACGATAAGTACATTGTGACGGGATCCGGAGACAAAAAAGCCACAGTCTACGAAGTAATCTACTAA
- the gro gene encoding TLE family member transcriptional corepressor groucho isoform X8, with translation MYPAPVRHPSAGGPPPQGPLKFTIVDTLERIKEEFNFLQAQYHTLKLECEKLANEKTEMQRHYVMYYEMSYGLNVEMHKQTEIAKRLNTLINQLLPFLQADHQQQVLQAVERAKQVTMQDLNLIIGQQIHVQQVPGGPPQPMGALGPLGGPFGALGASMGLPHGPQGLLKAPPEHHRPDIKPTGLEGPASAEERLRNSVSPADREKYRTRSPLDIENDSKRPKQEKLESHSPRPNGEHMSMESRDRESLNGERLDKPGSSGVKPPSDRPPSRSGSSSSRSTPSLKTKDMDKPGTPGAKARTPTPNAAPPAQGVNPKQMMPQGGPPPAGYPASPYQRPADPYQRPPSDPAYGRPPPLPYDPHAHVRTNGIPHPTALTGGKPAYSFHMNGEGSLQPVPFPPDALVGVGIPRHARQINTLSHGEVVCAVTISNPTKYVYTGGKGCVKVWDISQPGNKSPISQLDCLQRDNYIRSVKLLPDGRTLIVGGEASNLSIWDLASPTPRIKAELTSSAPACYALAISPDSKVCFSCCSDGNIAVWDLHNEILVRQFQGHTDGASCIDISPDGTRLWTGGLDNTVRSWDLREGRQLQQHDFSSQIFSLGYCPTGDWLAVGMENSHVEVLHASKPDKYQLHLHESCVLSLRFATCGKWFVSTGKDNLLNAWRTPYGASIFQSKETSSVLSCDISTDDKYIVTGSGDKKATVYEVIY, from the exons ATGTATCCTGCACCGGTCCGGCACCCTTCGGCGGGG GGACCACCCCCACAAGGGCctttaaaatttacaatagtTGACACATTGGAACGCATTAAAgaagaattcaattttttacaagCCCAGTATCACAC ATTGAAGCTGGAGTGCGAAAAATTGGCGAACGAAAAGACCGAAATGCAGCGTCATTATGTAATG TACTATGAAATGTCATACGGATTAAATGTTGAAAtgcataaacaa ACGGAAATTGCCAAACGGTTAAACACATTAATAAATCAATTGCTGCCCTTTTTACAAGCCGATCACCAGCAGCAGGTCCTGCAAGCCGTAGAACGAGCGAAACAAGTCACCATGCAGGACCTTAATTTAATCATTGGG CAACAAATACACGTGCAGCAGGTACCAGGAGGTCCACCACAGCCTATGGGTGCTTTAGGACCACTAGGAGGACCATTTGGTGCATTGGGTGCTTCCATGGGTTTACCCCATGGACCACAAGGTCTGTTAAAAGCCCCACCGGAGCACCATAGACCCGATATAAAGCCAACTGGCTTGGAAGGTCCAGCGAGTGCTGAAGAACGATTG CGCAACTCCGTTTCTCCAGCAGATCGTGAAAAATACCGTACACGCTCTCCCCTCGACATAGAAAACGACTCCAAACGTCCCAAACAGGAGAAATTG GAATCACATTCACCTCGACCAAATGGCGAACATATGTCTATGGAAAGTCGGGACAGGGAAAGTCTAAATGGAGAACGATTGGATAAACCGGGTAGTAGCGGGGTCAAACCGCCATCAGATAGGCCACCTTCACGTTCTGGCTCAAGTTCGTCAAGATCAACTCCCAGCCTTAAGACAAAAGAT atGGATAAGCCTGGCACACCGGGAGCCAAAGCTCGAACTCCCACACCTAATGCTGCACCACCAGCTCAGGGTGTTAATCCCAAGCAAATGATGCCACAAGGTGGCCCTCCGCCAGCTGGCTATCCAGCATCTCCATACCAGCGACCAGCTGATCCTTACCAGAGACCACCCTCCGATCCGGCTTATGGAAGGCCTCCACCTTTACCTTATGACCCACATGCGCACGTTCGAACCAATGGCATTCCACATCCGACTGCGCTTACCGGTGGAAAGCC TGCTTATTCCTTCCATATGAATGGTGAAGGTAGCTTACAACCAGTTCCCTTCCCGCCTGATGCCCTTGTAGGTGTGGGCATACCAAGACATGCACGTCAAATAAACACCTTATCACATGGCGAAGTTGTCTGTGCAGTCACCATTTCGAATCCCACAAAATACGTTTATACCGGCGGAAAGGGGTGCGTTAAAGTTTGGGATATTTCACAGCCGGGAAATAAGAGTCCAATTAGTCAGTTGGATTGTCTGCAGCGTGACAACTACATTCGTTCAGTAAAACTACTGCCAGACGGACGAACTTTAATTGTGGGAGGGGAAGCGTCAAATCTCTCAATTTGGGATCTGGCCAGCCCAACACCGCGTATTAAAGCCGAATTGACCTCATCGGCTCCTGCTTGCTATGCATTGGCAATCAGTCCTGACTCGAAGGTTTGCTTTTCATGTTGTAGTGATGGCAATATAGCGGTATGGGACTTGCACAACGAAATCTTAGTGCGTCAATTCCAAGGACACACAGATGGTGCTTCTTGCATTGACATCAGTCCCGATGGCACTCGCCTGTGGACCGGAGGGCTAGACAATACTGTTCGTTCATGGGATCTGCGTGAAGGTCGCCAACTTCAGCAGCATGACTTTAGCTCACAGATCTTCTCGCTGGGATACTGTCCAACAG GTGACTGGCTTGCAGTTGGCATGGAAAATTCACACGTTGAGGTATTACATGCGTCCAAACCAGACAAATACCAATTACACCTTCACGAAAGCTGTGTATTATCACTTCGGTTCGCCACATGTGGCAAATGGTTTGTTTCAACCGGCAAAGATAATTTACTCAATGCTTGGAGAACACCATATGGTGCAAGCATATTCCAG TCAAAGGAAACATCATCTGTACTTAGCTGTGACATATCAACTGACGATAAGTACATTGTGACGGGATCCGGAGACAAAAAAGCCACAGTCTACGAAGTAATCTACTAA
- the gro gene encoding TLE family member transcriptional corepressor groucho isoform X6 produces MYPAPVRHPSAGGPPPQGPLKFTIVDTLERIKEEFNFLQAQYHTLKLECEKLANEKTEMQRHYVMYYEMSYGLNVEMHKQTEIAKRLNTLINQLLPFLQADHQQQVLQAVERAKQVTMQDLNLIIGQQIHVQQVPGGPPQPMGALGPLGGPFGALGASMGLPHGPQGLLKAPPEHHRPDIKPTGLEGPASAEERLRNSVSPADREKYRTRSPLDIENDSKRPKQEKLEDEGEKSDQDLVVDVANEMESHSPRPNGEHMSMESRDRESLNGERLDKPGSSGVKPPSDRPPSRSGSSSSRSTPSLKTKDMDKPGTPGAKARTPTPNAAPPAQGVNPKQMMPQGGPPPAGYPASPYQRPADPYQRPPSDPAYGRPPPLPYDPHAHVRTNGIPHPTALTGGKPAYSFHMNGEGSLQPVPFPPDALVGVGIPRHARQINTLSHGEVVCAVTISNPTKYVYTGGKGCVKVWDISQPGNKSPISQLDCLQRDNYIRSVKLLPDGRTLIVGGEASNLSIWDLASPTPRIKAELTSSAPACYALAISPDSKVCFSCCSDGNIAVWDLHNEILVRQFQGHTDGASCIDISPDGTRLWTGGLDNTVRSWDLREGRQLQQHDFSSQIFSLGYCPTGDWLAVGMENSHVEVLHASKPDKYQLHLHESCVLSLRFATCGKWFVSTGKDNLLNAWRTPYGASIFQSKETSSVLSCDISTDDKYIVTGSGDKKATVYEVIY; encoded by the exons ATGTATCCTGCACCGGTCCGGCACCCTTCGGCGGGG GGACCACCCCCACAAGGGCctttaaaatttacaatagtTGACACATTGGAACGCATTAAAgaagaattcaattttttacaagCCCAGTATCACAC ATTGAAGCTGGAGTGCGAAAAATTGGCGAACGAAAAGACCGAAATGCAGCGTCATTATGTAATG TACTATGAAATGTCATACGGATTAAATGTTGAAAtgcataaacaa ACGGAAATTGCCAAACGGTTAAACACATTAATAAATCAATTGCTGCCCTTTTTACAAGCCGATCACCAGCAGCAGGTCCTGCAAGCCGTAGAACGAGCGAAACAAGTCACCATGCAGGACCTTAATTTAATCATTGGG CAACAAATACACGTGCAGCAGGTACCAGGAGGTCCACCACAGCCTATGGGTGCTTTAGGACCACTAGGAGGACCATTTGGTGCATTGGGTGCTTCCATGGGTTTACCCCATGGACCACAAGGTCTGTTAAAAGCCCCACCGGAGCACCATAGACCCGATATAAAGCCAACTGGCTTGGAAGGTCCAGCGAGTGCTGAAGAACGATTG CGCAACTCCGTTTCTCCAGCAGATCGTGAAAAATACCGTACACGCTCTCCCCTCGACATAGAAAACGACTCCAAACGTCCCAAACAGGAGAAATTG GAGGATGAAGGAGAGAAAAGCGATCAAGATTTAGTCGTAGATGTTGCAAATGAAATG GAATCACATTCACCTCGACCAAATGGCGAACATATGTCTATGGAAAGTCGGGACAGGGAAAGTCTAAATGGAGAACGATTGGATAAACCGGGTAGTAGCGGGGTCAAACCGCCATCAGATAGGCCACCTTCACGTTCTGGCTCAAGTTCGTCAAGATCAACTCCCAGCCTTAAGACAAAAGAT atGGATAAGCCTGGCACACCGGGAGCCAAAGCTCGAACTCCCACACCTAATGCTGCACCACCAGCTCAGGGTGTTAATCCCAAGCAAATGATGCCACAAGGTGGCCCTCCGCCAGCTGGCTATCCAGCATCTCCATACCAGCGACCAGCTGATCCTTACCAGAGACCACCCTCCGATCCGGCTTATGGAAGGCCTCCACCTTTACCTTATGACCCACATGCGCACGTTCGAACCAATGGCATTCCACATCCGACTGCGCTTACCGGTGGAAAGCC TGCTTATTCCTTCCATATGAATGGTGAAGGTAGCTTACAACCAGTTCCCTTCCCGCCTGATGCCCTTGTAGGTGTGGGCATACCAAGACATGCACGTCAAATAAACACCTTATCACATGGCGAAGTTGTCTGTGCAGTCACCATTTCGAATCCCACAAAATACGTTTATACCGGCGGAAAGGGGTGCGTTAAAGTTTGGGATATTTCACAGCCGGGAAATAAGAGTCCAATTAGTCAGTTGGATTGTCTGCAGCGTGACAACTACATTCGTTCAGTAAAACTACTGCCAGACGGACGAACTTTAATTGTGGGAGGGGAAGCGTCAAATCTCTCAATTTGGGATCTGGCCAGCCCAACACCGCGTATTAAAGCCGAATTGACCTCATCGGCTCCTGCTTGCTATGCATTGGCAATCAGTCCTGACTCGAAGGTTTGCTTTTCATGTTGTAGTGATGGCAATATAGCGGTATGGGACTTGCACAACGAAATCTTAGTGCGTCAATTCCAAGGACACACAGATGGTGCTTCTTGCATTGACATCAGTCCCGATGGCACTCGCCTGTGGACCGGAGGGCTAGACAATACTGTTCGTTCATGGGATCTGCGTGAAGGTCGCCAACTTCAGCAGCATGACTTTAGCTCACAGATCTTCTCGCTGGGATACTGTCCAACAG GTGACTGGCTTGCAGTTGGCATGGAAAATTCACACGTTGAGGTATTACATGCGTCCAAACCAGACAAATACCAATTACACCTTCACGAAAGCTGTGTATTATCACTTCGGTTCGCCACATGTGGCAAATGGTTTGTTTCAACCGGCAAAGATAATTTACTCAATGCTTGGAGAACACCATATGGTGCAAGCATATTCCAG TCAAAGGAAACATCATCTGTACTTAGCTGTGACATATCAACTGACGATAAGTACATTGTGACGGGATCCGGAGACAAAAAAGCCACAGTCTACGAAGTAATCTACTAA
- the gro gene encoding TLE family member transcriptional corepressor groucho isoform X4, protein MYPAPVRHPSAGVSDMQTVKTHPLHLSTHPPSASHSTPTPSTLPSIHGPPPQGPLKFTIVDTLERIKEEFNFLQAQYHTLKLECEKLANEKTEMQRHYVMYYEMSYGLNVEMHKQTEIAKRLNTLINQLLPFLQADHQQQVLQAVERAKQVTMQDLNLIIGQQHQQGMQQLLQQIHVQQVPGGPPQPMGALGPLGGPFGALGASMGLPHGPQGLLKAPPEHHRPDIKPTGLEGPASAEERLRNSVSPADREKYRTRSPLDIENDSKRPKQEKLESHSPRPNGEHMSMESRDRESLNGERLDKPGSSGVKPPSDRPPSRSGSSSSRSTPSLKTKDMDKPGTPGAKARTPTPNAAPPAQGVNPKQMMPQGGPPPAGYPASPYQRPADPYQRPPSDPAYGRPPPLPYDPHAHVRTNGIPHPTALTGGKPAYSFHMNGEGSLQPVPFPPDALVGVGIPRHARQINTLSHGEVVCAVTISNPTKYVYTGGKGCVKVWDISQPGNKSPISQLDCLQRDNYIRSVKLLPDGRTLIVGGEASNLSIWDLASPTPRIKAELTSSAPACYALAISPDSKVCFSCCSDGNIAVWDLHNEILVRQFQGHTDGASCIDISPDGTRLWTGGLDNTVRSWDLREGRQLQQHDFSSQIFSLGYCPTGDWLAVGMENSHVEVLHASKPDKYQLHLHESCVLSLRFATCGKWFVSTGKDNLLNAWRTPYGASIFQSKETSSVLSCDISTDDKYIVTGSGDKKATVYEVIY, encoded by the exons ATGTATCCTGCACCGGTCCGGCACCCTTCGGCGGGGGTAAGTGATATGCAAACGGTAAAAACTCACCCACTTCATCTGAGCACACATCCACCTTCAGCTAGCCACAGTACCCCTACTCCTTCCACTTTGCCATCCATTCat GGACCACCCCCACAAGGGCctttaaaatttacaatagtTGACACATTGGAACGCATTAAAgaagaattcaattttttacaagCCCAGTATCACAC ATTGAAGCTGGAGTGCGAAAAATTGGCGAACGAAAAGACCGAAATGCAGCGTCATTATGTAATG TACTATGAAATGTCATACGGATTAAATGTTGAAAtgcataaacaa ACGGAAATTGCCAAACGGTTAAACACATTAATAAATCAATTGCTGCCCTTTTTACAAGCCGATCACCAGCAGCAGGTCCTGCAAGCCGTAGAACGAGCGAAACAAGTCACCATGCAGGACCTTAATTTAATCATTGGG cAGCAACATCAGCAGGGAATGCAACAGCTTCTT CAACAAATACACGTGCAGCAGGTACCAGGAGGTCCACCACAGCCTATGGGTGCTTTAGGACCACTAGGAGGACCATTTGGTGCATTGGGTGCTTCCATGGGTTTACCCCATGGACCACAAGGTCTGTTAAAAGCCCCACCGGAGCACCATAGACCCGATATAAAGCCAACTGGCTTGGAAGGTCCAGCGAGTGCTGAAGAACGATTG CGCAACTCCGTTTCTCCAGCAGATCGTGAAAAATACCGTACACGCTCTCCCCTCGACATAGAAAACGACTCCAAACGTCCCAAACAGGAGAAATTG GAATCACATTCACCTCGACCAAATGGCGAACATATGTCTATGGAAAGTCGGGACAGGGAAAGTCTAAATGGAGAACGATTGGATAAACCGGGTAGTAGCGGGGTCAAACCGCCATCAGATAGGCCACCTTCACGTTCTGGCTCAAGTTCGTCAAGATCAACTCCCAGCCTTAAGACAAAAGAT atGGATAAGCCTGGCACACCGGGAGCCAAAGCTCGAACTCCCACACCTAATGCTGCACCACCAGCTCAGGGTGTTAATCCCAAGCAAATGATGCCACAAGGTGGCCCTCCGCCAGCTGGCTATCCAGCATCTCCATACCAGCGACCAGCTGATCCTTACCAGAGACCACCCTCCGATCCGGCTTATGGAAGGCCTCCACCTTTACCTTATGACCCACATGCGCACGTTCGAACCAATGGCATTCCACATCCGACTGCGCTTACCGGTGGAAAGCC TGCTTATTCCTTCCATATGAATGGTGAAGGTAGCTTACAACCAGTTCCCTTCCCGCCTGATGCCCTTGTAGGTGTGGGCATACCAAGACATGCACGTCAAATAAACACCTTATCACATGGCGAAGTTGTCTGTGCAGTCACCATTTCGAATCCCACAAAATACGTTTATACCGGCGGAAAGGGGTGCGTTAAAGTTTGGGATATTTCACAGCCGGGAAATAAGAGTCCAATTAGTCAGTTGGATTGTCTGCAGCGTGACAACTACATTCGTTCAGTAAAACTACTGCCAGACGGACGAACTTTAATTGTGGGAGGGGAAGCGTCAAATCTCTCAATTTGGGATCTGGCCAGCCCAACACCGCGTATTAAAGCCGAATTGACCTCATCGGCTCCTGCTTGCTATGCATTGGCAATCAGTCCTGACTCGAAGGTTTGCTTTTCATGTTGTAGTGATGGCAATATAGCGGTATGGGACTTGCACAACGAAATCTTAGTGCGTCAATTCCAAGGACACACAGATGGTGCTTCTTGCATTGACATCAGTCCCGATGGCACTCGCCTGTGGACCGGAGGGCTAGACAATACTGTTCGTTCATGGGATCTGCGTGAAGGTCGCCAACTTCAGCAGCATGACTTTAGCTCACAGATCTTCTCGCTGGGATACTGTCCAACAG GTGACTGGCTTGCAGTTGGCATGGAAAATTCACACGTTGAGGTATTACATGCGTCCAAACCAGACAAATACCAATTACACCTTCACGAAAGCTGTGTATTATCACTTCGGTTCGCCACATGTGGCAAATGGTTTGTTTCAACCGGCAAAGATAATTTACTCAATGCTTGGAGAACACCATATGGTGCAAGCATATTCCAG TCAAAGGAAACATCATCTGTACTTAGCTGTGACATATCAACTGACGATAAGTACATTGTGACGGGATCCGGAGACAAAAAAGCCACAGTCTACGAAGTAATCTACTAA